From Bubalus bubalis isolate 160015118507 breed Murrah chromosome 17, NDDB_SH_1, whole genome shotgun sequence:
CAGCCCCTTCAGACCTTCACACTTAGTTTGACACAGCCTACGCcatatctgtttttaaatgtcCTGCTAATCTCCGCCAGGGTCCCTTAAATTGGTAACCCCAGCCAATTAGTGGCCCCTCTGcaactttttcctgtttttctcggTGACTTATTTTCACGATCAGCAGCAAGGAAAACaccttaaaggaaaaagaatgttaGCGTCATTGGAAACCCCGCTCCTGGGAGAGGATACCGCTGCTGCTATTATGTTTTCGCATTTGCTGATGCAAACAGGGAAACCTCTCTATTCCCTCTCCGTTACCTGCGGCTGGGGACTGGGAACTTTCCGAGGCAGAGTCCCCAGCTAGCACCTGGGGACCTGCCGGGCTGTTCTCGctctcacactcacactcacccCGGCAGCtcagacgcgggttccatcccgcCCGGCCCGGTTACTGCGTGACGCGCCTTCTTGACGGCCAGTTTGTCCAATTAGTTCTGACTCGGTGGGTGGTGCTCCTCGGCGATTGGTTGGCAGAATGAGGGCGCTGCGCAAAAACAGAGAAGCGGAGCGCTCGGAGCTCAGAAACTGCCAGCCGAGATCGCAGGCTTagggctgaggcaggaggaggagggaggaactgaaaagcagagagacaggTTAGAGGAAAGAAGAGGCTTGGGAAGGAAACAGCAAAAAAGAAACTGCTCCTCACAGTTACTGAGAGGCAAACGACGGTGGAGATGAGGACAGAAAGAGGCAAGACTATGACAGCCAAAACAGACAAATAGAGCGAAAGAGGAAAAAATGCCAAGAACATCCATCCGGAGAAATGAAGAGAATGAAAGTTTTATGCTGCAGAGCCATTCTATGCTTTTCCGGCACAAAATTCCCTCGCTGTTTTTAAGCCCTTTTGCATTTGCCAGCCGTTGACAGTAAGAGGCATGTTCAGCGGTGCCAACAgcatctcctcttccttctcctcttcctcttcatcttcctcctcctccttctccttttcctcctccttcttctcctcccaTCAGCGAGAAGACAAACCGAGGACAGTCTTGAAATACCGAAATTTCCTCCTTGGGATTTGCCAGCGCCGCGTTGCGCCAAGACTGTCGGAATAAAGGACGCTGactattgtattattattttattaattggtCAGTGAGAagattacagatgaggaaaggggACGCCTGTCACCCTTCCTGTTCTAAGATTTAAAAATGAGGTTGAATTGGGGGAAACCctaaaatgaagcaaaagaaataagattTGTAAGGACAGAAAGCCAcaggagccccccccccccccccacagcgcacttttatttgtattttttatttgagattttttttttttcccgtggtggtgggggaggtgaTTGGGTGGCTGACTGGCTGCGGGAAGCTGCTTCCTTTCCGTTTGGAGATGATTGTGCTATTATTCTTTGCCTTGCTCTGGATGGTGGAAGGAGTCTTTTCCCAGCTTCACTACACGGTGCAGGAGGAGCAGGAACATGGCACTTTCGTGGGGAATATCGCTGAAGATCTGGGCTTGGACATTACAAAACTTTCGGCTCGCGGCTTTCAAACGGCTCCCAACTCTCGGACCCCTTACTTGGACCTCAACCTGGAGACCGGGGTGTTGTACGTGAATGAGAAGATTGACCGCGAGCAAATCTGCAAGCAGAGCCCCTCCTGCGTCCTGCACCTGGAGGTCttcctggagaaccccttggAGCTGTTCCGGGTGGAGATCGAGGTGCTGGACATCAACGACAATCCCCCCTCCTTCCCGGAGCCGGACCTGACCGTAGAGATCTCTGAGAGCGCCACGCCGGGCACCCGCTTCCCCTTGGAGAGCGCATTCGACCCAGACGTGGGTACCAACTCCTTGCGCGACTACGAGATCACCCCTAACAGCTACTTCTCCCTGGACGTGCAGACCCAGGGGGATGGCAACCGATTCGCCgagctggtgctggagaagcctctggACCGAGAGCAGCAAGCGGTGCACCGCTACGTGCTGACCGCGGTGgacgggggaggagggggaggcggagaaggaggaggaggcggcggcgggggagggggcctgCTCCCCCAGCAGCAGCGCACCGGCACGGCCCTACTCACCATCCGAGTGCTGGACTCAAACGACAATGTGCCCGCCTTCGACCAACCCGTCTACACTGTGTCCCTACCAGAGAACTCGCCGCCTGGTACGCTCGTGATCCAGCTTAACGCCACAGACCCAGATGAGGGCCAGAATGGAGAGGTCGTGTACTCCTTCAGTAGCCACATTTCGCCCCGGGCACGCGAGCTCTTCGGACTCTCCCCTCGCACCGGCCGGTTGGAGGTGAGCGGCGAGCTGGACTACGAAGAGAGCCCGGTGTACCAAGTGTACGTTCAAGCCAAGGACCTGGGCCCCAACGCCGTGCCTGCGCACTGCAAGGTGATAGTGAGGGTGCTGGATGCTAACGACAACGCGCCGGAGATCAGCTTCAGCACCGTGAAGGAGGCGGTGAGCGAGGGCGCGGCGCCCGGCACGGTGGTGGCCTTGTTCAGCGTAACCGACCGCGACTCAGAGGAGAATGGGCAGGTGCAGTGCGAGCTGCTGGGGGATGTGCCGTTCCGCCTCAAGTCTTCCTTCAAGAACTACTATACCATCGTGACCGAGGCCCCTCTGGACCGAGAGGCGGGGGACTCCTACACCCTGACCGTGGTGGCTCGCGACCGGGGCGAGCCTGCACTCTCCACCAGTAAGTCCATCCAGGTGCAAGTGTCAGATGTGAACGACAACGCACCGCGCTTCAGCCAGCCGGTCTACGACGTGTATGTGACCGAAAACAACGTGCCAGGCGCCTACATCTACGCGGTGAGCGCCACAGACCGTGATGAGGGCGCCAACGCCCAGCTAGCCTACTCTATCCTGGAGTGCCAGATCCAGGGCATGAGCGTCTTCACTTACGTGTCCATCAACTCCGAGAACGGCTACCTGTATGCCCTGCGCTCCTTCGACTATGAACAGCTCAAGGACTTCAGCTTCCAAGTGGAAGCGCGGGACGCCGGTAGCCCCCAGGCACTGGCTGGCAACGCCACGGTCAACATCCTCATCGTGGATCAGAACGACAACGCTCCTGCCATCGTAGCCCCCCTTCCGGGGCGCAACGGGACTCCGGCGCGCGAGGTGCTGCCCCGCTCGGCTGAACCCGGTTACCTGCTGACCCGCGTGGCCGCGGTGGACGCAGATGACGGCGAGAACGCCCGGCTCACCTACAGCATTGTGAGGGGTAACGAAATGAACCTCTTCCGCATGGATTGGCGCACCGGGGAGCTCCGTACAGCGCGCCGGGTGCCAGCCAAGCGCGACCCCCAGCGGCCTTACGAACTGGTGATCGAGGTGCGCGACCACGGGCaacctcccctgtcctccaccgcCACCTTGGTGGTGCAGCTGGTGGATGGCGCTGTAGAGCcccagggcgggggagggggcgggggcggggggtcaGGAGAGCACCAGCGCCCCAGCCGCTCCGGCGGCGGGGAGACGTCGCTAGACCTCACCCTTATCCTCATCATCGCGCTGGGCTCGGTATCCTTCATCTTCCTTCTGGCCATGATCGTGCTTGCCGTGCgttgccagaaagagaaaaagctgaATATTTACACGTGTCTGGCCAGCGactgctgcctctgctgctgctgtggcaGCGGGGGGTCGACCTGCTGTGGCCGCCAAGCCCGGGCGCGCAAGAAGAAACTCAGCAAGTCGGACATCATGCTGGTTCAAAGCTCCAACGTACCCAGTAACCCGGCCCAGGTGCCGGTGGAGGAGTCCGGGAGCTTTGGCTCCCATCACCACAACCAGAATTACTGCTACCAGGTCTGCCTGACCCCCGAGTCCGCCAAAACCGACCTGATGTTCCTTAAGCCCTGCAGCCCATCGCGGAGTACGGACACTGAGCACAACCCCTGCGGGGCCATAGTCACCGGTTACACAGACCAGCAGCCCGACATCATCTCCAACGGAAGCATTTTGTCCAACGAGGTAAGGCTGAAGCGAAAGGACCACCATCTCTCATCTCCTCCATCCGAAAGCCTCCTCTAGCCCGGCCCTTGTATCTATGGTgcactgtgtatttatttttaggatATTAGCTTATTTGTATCTTTGTGGGGGCAGGAATGGAAAGCCGCCTCTCCCACCCCTTCCTGTGTATCTTAAACTTCTTGTCGTCCCTAATTTTCTGCGCTCCACCCttccacatttattttcattccccTCCTTTGGTGCTTTGCCACCTTGGatcctccttcttccctctggcatctttcctttaaaatcctagtccccctcaccccaccctaccccaccccagtCCTTTCCCTTCTTAGAAAGCTGGGGGTAAAGGAGAAAGTGCCCGAGGGGAGAGGGAAATGCAGGGAGGGACCTTCTGGCACTGGCAaaggtctttttttctctttgcatttgtCCCAAGCATAATAAAGTTAATTGTTTGGCTTTGTTTATCGATGCCTTCAGTCGCGTGTAAAAGTAAGCTACAGATTGTTTAACTTTGCATAGTTGTCTAAACTCGAATGCATGTTTTAGTGAATGAGTTATCAGATCCTTGTTCTCTGAACTcgggttgcaaaaaaaaaaaagccttcagttCTACTCTGGACAGCATTTACAGACGTTCTTGAAGCCCAACGCCCACACAGTGTGAATTTGAATGAAGTTGCTTTGGCACAAACCCCTGTAAGCGTAAACTCACGGAAAGGCTTCAACAGTTCTTGTCTTACATATTCCTTTTAGCTAATAATCACCTTCTTGCCATCGTTTTTGATGAATTACTGCTGTTGGCTTTCTTTATCAAAGAATTTGGCATGTCAATTCcgatttccttttttaagttgGAGAAGTGGCAAAgttgaaaggagggagggagagggagaacaGAGTTGATTTCTGTAAAAGAAAGTTTGGACCGGAaaaggtgtgtgtggggtggtggAGGCGGGGAGGAGAATGCAGAGTGTGTTTGGAGGGGGAAGAATTGGGGCCAGGAGGGAAGCGGGTATTATGAACTCCTTTCTTGGcaggttattttatttattttgagtctTAGATATTATTCATTGACTTTCATGAATATTTGTACAGCTCATTTGTATCTTaagcacattttgaaaataaacaacaaaataattccaTAAAATATCCAACCTTTTTGCTTATTGAGCGTGCTGTTTTTCTTGTGTCAACCAGTATGCACCTAAACACTTTTTTTAGGCCACTGAAAGAAAGACTGCAGCGTATATCTAGGTTGACTATTGGAGACAATAGTTTATGAGGGCCAGCTATGAGGTTATTTGCATTCtctctttaaaacacacacacacacacttaaaattggccttttatttgtgtatttttttaacctttactgAAAATCTAGATATGCAAAATCTGCATATCTTCTTGTCTTTACTAGCACTAGTCTTTATAAAAACTAGTCTGAGGTCTTAGAACAGCttagaaattccttaaaaatgtaCACAATTCCTTAAGCTAGAAATAGTTCCTAGCCTCAAAATCAGACTGTTAAACCCATAGCGTTCGAATgctcttgatttatttattttttttctagactAAACACCAGAGAGCAGAGCTCAGCTATCTAGTTGACAGACCTCGCCGAGTTAACAGGTAtggactccttttttttttcctagcttcgTGTATAGACAAATTAGGACCTACTAAAAGTAGGAATTAGGTATATTATTCaatatcaaaatagaaaatgataaaatatttccaattagGACAGGAtataaatattgattatattagGTTTTCtagacaataaattaaaaaatattggtgtgtttcttttatatacaaccactaaatatatttgaatattttgtcAGTTTACACTCCTACGCTGCTTCTGATAATCTTTCTAACTATTccagacatatacatatatatctgtccTATGAAAATGATATAAGCATATGCTTAGCTCCAATCATAGAATAATGATTGAACTTTACATGCCTTAAGGGCTCAAACTGACTGCTGATGCTCAGTGTTGGAGAGTTAGGCTTAAGGTTTTAAAAACTAGCTTTAAGCAGAAATCAAGAGCTATAAGCATCTGCAGCACCATAGGTGACCATGTGGTGGCAGAAGaatgttttctgtgtttcttcaaTCTTTTTTATTCTAATATTCACATTTTTGTACTTCTAGTTCTGCATTCCAGGAAGCCGACATAGTAAGCTCTAAGGACAGTGGTCATGGAGACAGTGAACAGGGAGATAGTGATCATGACGCCACCAACCGCGGCCAGTCAGCTGGTAAGTGTGATTAAAGGGCAATGCTGACTTTTatagtggattttttaaaaataaatcctgagAGGATGATGTTATAGGTAGTTTTTAGTGTTAGTAAACCTACAGAAAACTGGTGTCATCCTATGTTGACAATTGTATACTCAAAGGGACTTGTAATACCGTCTAATGTTCCTTTAGAGAATGAAAGTTAGAAATTCATTGTGGAATACGTGAGATcatgaaacttttcttttttatgtcatATTCTTTCTGGGAATTATATTGCATACAAAGGACATAGATTTCTCACCTGGTCCAGTCCCCAGTCTTCAATCAATTAAGCTATTATTAGACTTGCTTATGGATGAAATAACAGAAGATGAATGAAATTGGTCTCAAGAAGATAAGTGGATGACTGGGAACCAAAATCCAAATTTTCTCATTTCCAGAGCAATGCATTTTACATTCCACTGAATATTGAATGAAAAAAGGAATGGTGATTAAAAGTCATGAATAGATTGAAAGCCGGATTTCCAAATCTGGGTTCTTAGGCTTCAGGACATTAGTAAACATTTGATAATGTCCATTTTCTGAAGCATTCTTCATATTTTCAACAGGATCCATGTTCAAAAGTTGACCTCTGGGTGTATTTGCATGTAAGCTTGAAGGTATTCCCTGATAGGAGTTACAATGTGATacatattttttactttgttttactttattttactttacttttctcCTGTATACATGTCCCCTTCAAGTTTTATAGAATCCTGATAACTCTAGTTACTAATAATTAAAGAAgacactgaaaagaaataaaatatgtacctTAATGAAAACAGTTTCACAAGGTTTGgattttctttctactttgttTGCATATCAGTTATGAAGGatgctttttgaattttttttaaaactttttctctttcaactGAGTTTTGTGTTTTATCTGACACATAAAGCAATGCAAAGGCAAGCTAGCTTGTGTCACTTCTAAAAAACGCCCATCATTGGACTGTTTGGAGGTTCAACTTCATTCACTTGagcttttaaggtttattttggtTAGTGATTAAGCCATAGGGAGATAGGGTTCTCATTTTCAAGGTAACATTGATCCTCGAGAGCACCCATTCCTTAACACACTCCCTGGACCTCTGAAAGGTGTTGAGGCAGCGTGTCAAAGGGCAGTACCCGCCCCACCGTCGCCTGGCAGCAGTTGGTGGCTGCAGGCCTCTCACTTGGCTCATGTGTGGTGTGTCTGAGGCTGCCTCGGCCTTGGGAAACGCAGGCAAGAGGAGGGGGAGAAAAGACTGCTCAAGGGTCTCTTTATATTGCTGCAAGTCATTAATATGCAGACCTAATGAGACTTGAGAACTGCCAAGAATCCCCGGAGGTCCCTGCCCCTTGCGGGCCTTCACGCTAAGTGAACAGAGCATCTATTTAGTGTCTGGGAACCTGACAACAAACCAGATCCTGCCAGAAGTTTATATTTGAGTACAAAGTCCCTTTCATTTTTGGCCTATATATGACATATGATTTATTGTTATCTTTTAAAAGGTGTACGTTTGGAATTGCTCATtcctattctttttcagtttctgatTTCATAGTCAGCCTTTTAAAGCTTTTGAAACAAaatgtttaacattaaaaaaaagaaaatcccccGCTGCATGTTTCCTTGTGggtatattttattcctttcccaCTCccccttacttttcttttttttttttttttctgtagcactCCAGTCTCAATGAACATTTCAATTAGTTTAGTTCCTCAGACATAATGAGCCATAATAACTTaactgaagaaagagaaaggaataaacaTCTGCAAAAAGTGCTAAATTTGGAAGATGGATGGGAATATGTTCTTATCAATGTGCCTTCCCAGCGGTTCTTTTATTTCGCAAGCACTCAATGTTGCCATTTTGGTAACATTACTTACAAATTATTTGAGATgtcaaaacatttgaaaatgttaaatgcTAAATTGTGTTTGGAAAACATGTTTAAAAGCAgggtagttttcatttttcttattaaaatggaaaattctttttttctgtctttaggtTTTTAACATGTAAAAGTATGACAGAATTAACAATCTGTGGATCTATTTCATTAGCATTTATAGGGTTACCACAACCTATTGGGCATAATGATAGTTGTTTTTGAATTGTATTAACACACTTGTATTAAGAAATAATTACACATTTATGAGCTGAATTGCAGTCAGATTTAATATATCTAGTTTTATTGTTAAAATGATTTTACATTGTTTACCTTTTAAAGTATAAAACCCTAAATGCAGAGAATTAGGATGCCTTTATTTAATGACTTTTTTCCAGTCCATTCTTTGTTGTGTACTATAAACTTCACACCAAGTAGCTAGAGTTAATTTCCTAAAAGTTAAGCCTATCTCAGGCAAACAGGTACATCTGCTTTATTTCCTTATACAACCAGGAAATAAAGGATGATCTTCCAACCAGGATGATCTTCCAAGTTTGCAATATTTAGAGAATATTCTTCATAGCACATCTGTTTCCAGGGTTAGGATATGAAAAACTTTTGAGCTAATAAGCAAATCCCACTCAGCTTTAGGTTTTAAAGGGGAGAGTTAGACTATCAGGGGAAAACAACACTGAAAAGATATGAATTCTGAATTCTCTAGTTTATACCTCATTTCATGTTACATAGTATACACTGTTTAGCTTAGTTCTTCACCTGTTTAAGCTTCCTAAGTCTTTATTTATTCCCATTTTCATTTTCCGTGTTAacattaatttgtatttatttatttggatatgCCTTCCGTTTATTCTTCTAtgaacagttttcttttttgttctttctccctcctccccacttgcTTTTCTCCTCTCTAAGCCATTTGCAGTCACCAATCTTGTTCATAGAAGGGCTTTAAACACGGAGGCAGCTGCACAGAGAATCACATAAGCTTT
This genomic window contains:
- the PCDH10 gene encoding protocadherin-10 isoform X1, with amino-acid sequence MIVLLFFALLWMVEGVFSQLHYTVQEEQEHGTFVGNIAEDLGLDITKLSARGFQTAPNSRTPYLDLNLETGVLYVNEKIDREQICKQSPSCVLHLEVFLENPLELFRVEIEVLDINDNPPSFPEPDLTVEISESATPGTRFPLESAFDPDVGTNSLRDYEITPNSYFSLDVQTQGDGNRFAELVLEKPLDREQQAVHRYVLTAVDGGGGGGGEGGGGGGGGGGLLPQQQRTGTALLTIRVLDSNDNVPAFDQPVYTVSLPENSPPGTLVIQLNATDPDEGQNGEVVYSFSSHISPRARELFGLSPRTGRLEVSGELDYEESPVYQVYVQAKDLGPNAVPAHCKVIVRVLDANDNAPEISFSTVKEAVSEGAAPGTVVALFSVTDRDSEENGQVQCELLGDVPFRLKSSFKNYYTIVTEAPLDREAGDSYTLTVVARDRGEPALSTSKSIQVQVSDVNDNAPRFSQPVYDVYVTENNVPGAYIYAVSATDRDEGANAQLAYSILECQIQGMSVFTYVSINSENGYLYALRSFDYEQLKDFSFQVEARDAGSPQALAGNATVNILIVDQNDNAPAIVAPLPGRNGTPAREVLPRSAEPGYLLTRVAAVDADDGENARLTYSIVRGNEMNLFRMDWRTGELRTARRVPAKRDPQRPYELVIEVRDHGQPPLSSTATLVVQLVDGAVEPQGGGGGGGGGSGEHQRPSRSGGGETSLDLTLILIIALGSVSFIFLLAMIVLAVRCQKEKKLNIYTCLASDCCLCCCCGSGGSTCCGRQARARKKKLSKSDIMLVQSSNVPSNPAQVPVEESGSFGSHHHNQNYCYQVCLTPESAKTDLMFLKPCSPSRSTDTEHNPCGAIVTGYTDQQPDIISNGSILSNETKHQRAELSYLVDRPRRVNSSAFQEADIVSSKDSGHGDSEQGDSDHDATNRGQSAGKKYDLSSLEITGMDLFSNCTEECKALGHSDRCWMPSFVPSDGRQAADYRSNLHVPGMDSVPDTEVFETPEAQPGAERSFSTFGKEKALHSTLERKELDGLLSNTRAPYKPPYLNHFHPLSYFVHWK
- the PCDH10 gene encoding protocadherin-10 isoform X3 — translated: MIVLLFFALLWMVEGVFSQLHYTVQEEQEHGTFVGNIAEDLGLDITKLSARGFQTAPNSRTPYLDLNLETGVLYVNEKIDREQICKQSPSCVLHLEVFLENPLELFRVEIEVLDINDNPPSFPEPDLTVEISESATPGTRFPLESAFDPDVGTNSLRDYEITPNSYFSLDVQTQGDGNRFAELVLEKPLDREQQAVHRYVLTAVDGGGGGGGEGGGGGGGGGGLLPQQQRTGTALLTIRVLDSNDNVPAFDQPVYTVSLPENSPPGTLVIQLNATDPDEGQNGEVVYSFSSHISPRARELFGLSPRTGRLEVSGELDYEESPVYQVYVQAKDLGPNAVPAHCKVIVRVLDANDNAPEISFSTVKEAVSEGAAPGTVVALFSVTDRDSEENGQVQCELLGDVPFRLKSSFKNYYTIVTEAPLDREAGDSYTLTVVARDRGEPALSTSKSIQVQVSDVNDNAPRFSQPVYDVYVTENNVPGAYIYAVSATDRDEGANAQLAYSILECQIQGMSVFTYVSINSENGYLYALRSFDYEQLKDFSFQVEARDAGSPQALAGNATVNILIVDQNDNAPAIVAPLPGRNGTPAREVLPRSAEPGYLLTRVAAVDADDGENARLTYSIVRGNEMNLFRMDWRTGELRTARRVPAKRDPQRPYELVIEVRDHGQPPLSSTATLVVQLVDGAVEPQGGGGGGGGGSGEHQRPSRSGGGETSLDLTLILIIALGSVSFIFLLAMIVLAVRCQKEKKLNIYTCLASDCCLCCCCGSGGSTCCGRQARARKKKLSKSDIMLVQSSNVPSNPAQVPVEESGSFGSHHHNQNYCYQVCLTPESAKTDLMFLKPCSPSRSTDTEHNPCGAIVTGYTDQQPDIISNGSILSNETKHQRAELSYLVDRPRRVNSSAFQEADIVSSKDSGHGDSEQGDSDHDATNRGQSAGMDLFSNCTEECKALGHSDRCWMPSFVPSDGRQAADYRSNLHVPGMDSVPDTEVFETPEAQPGAERSFSTFGKEKALHSTLERKELDGLLSNTRAPYKPPYLNHFHPLSYFVHWK
- the PCDH10 gene encoding protocadherin-10 isoform X2, whose amino-acid sequence is MIVLLFFALLWMVEGVFSQLHYTVQEEQEHGTFVGNIAEDLGLDITKLSARGFQTAPNSRTPYLDLNLETGVLYVNEKIDREQICKQSPSCVLHLEVFLENPLELFRVEIEVLDINDNPPSFPEPDLTVEISESATPGTRFPLESAFDPDVGTNSLRDYEITPNSYFSLDVQTQGDGNRFAELVLEKPLDREQQAVHRYVLTAVDGGGGGGGEGGGGGGGGGGLLPQQQRTGTALLTIRVLDSNDNVPAFDQPVYTVSLPENSPPGTLVIQLNATDPDEGQNGEVVYSFSSHISPRARELFGLSPRTGRLEVSGELDYEESPVYQVYVQAKDLGPNAVPAHCKVIVRVLDANDNAPEISFSTVKEAVSEGAAPGTVVALFSVTDRDSEENGQVQCELLGDVPFRLKSSFKNYYTIVTEAPLDREAGDSYTLTVVARDRGEPALSTSKSIQVQVSDVNDNAPRFSQPVYDVYVTENNVPGAYIYAVSATDRDEGANAQLAYSILECQIQGMSVFTYVSINSENGYLYALRSFDYEQLKDFSFQVEARDAGSPQALAGNATVNILIVDQNDNAPAIVAPLPGRNGTPAREVLPRSAEPGYLLTRVAAVDADDGENARLTYSIVRGNEMNLFRMDWRTGELRTARRVPAKRDPQRPYELVIEVRDHGQPPLSSTATLVVQLVDGAVEPQGGGGGGGGGSGEHQRPSRSGGGETSLDLTLILIIALGSVSFIFLLAMIVLAVRCQKEKKLNIYTCLASDCCLCCCCGSGGSTCCGRQARARKKKLSKSDIMLVQSSNVPSNPAQVPVEESGSFGSHHHNQNYCYQVCLTPESAKTDLMFLKPCSPSRSTDTEHNPCGAIVTGYTDQQPDIISNGSILSNETKHQRAELSYLVDRPRRVNSSAFQEADIVSSKDSGHGDSEQGDSDHDATNRGQSAGKKYDLSSLEITGMDLFSNCTEECKALGHSDRCWMPSFVPSDGRQAADYRSNLHVPGMDSVPDTEVFETPEAQPGAERSFSTFGKEKALHSTLERKELDGLLSNTRAPYKPPYLTRKRIC